In Apis mellifera strain DH4 linkage group LG3, Amel_HAv3.1, whole genome shotgun sequence, one DNA window encodes the following:
- the LOC551430 gene encoding PDZ domain-containing protein 8 isoform X2, with protein MDIFEFICVSVITFMCGIICTIVLEFYFFKKFLEQAPLANSPKKSLHHDKAQLPKELLEKIQDEKTNSINISRQGMCQGNENLAINLTLQFLFNELRNAERVRLWLYRKLNNEFKELLTQSTTGKLLDSVQLRDLNLGSQFPTIKGLEVADSKIDADTGLLETLDLSLDLHYSGNFQLSIDVKMLLGKTAYMALQVKRISGRARLQFTRVPYTHWSLSFYSDPILELEVQSQFQGRQLQPQIISLITGQIRRAVRRKHTLPRYKMRYKPFFRRLNDEAVDLSEVANMQLIPGYLEVSLVEITRLNLGPNILNAEDRSQVEIYCTISIDSTPWVYLTQYTGVPYMVLDLIISKVGSQQLGVVFKQEFVPEIGHTCVLVETIIVGSPAAIAEMKKGDILIAVDGKKVSNMNQVAKFVKSAVQRRFIIRVERKYSKTDLDKQTSMKLDSEKISAERGDKKTLKIDSISNKGDTPSAEDSKIKFETQIKFSDLKDYENEIADKLEMGNKFFRRRKSSAHTDDTAQTPDTTPSRKISTTSNQSISSNSQFCFNDSYVTNISDLYYTTKEKEYASLITFEETRTFQIDSELQYLNIGVWGRVRGGEIHPKLLGYINVPMKLILAQCYTSSTGHYLKCHALLPPDSASLTTVHPKLQGYSGFDPTLCYGDILLSYIWESNYSNRHMLDMGKKENIEAIKTQPSLSEEIIEKKMHDFIRTHFHRATHCDFCTKKIWLKDAVQCRDCGMVCHKKCEVRCQASGMCGAESITTMALEADEIEPTLIGESGPEISLTSCEDTVQNSLVGGLGISPDLLEGAEPSVAAPLVAGDLDDGLMSRAKDTGKFLYKNLEPQERVEKINIMMGKLKTALDAETTSRLELSQSGEMDSIKLIAQSDLRVQALSVLLLHYCAGLQHAQEVLDRSQKNKES; from the exons atggatatttttgaatttatttgtgTATCTGTGATTACATTTATGTGTGGTATAATATGTACAATtgtattggaattttatttcttcaaaaaatttttggagCAAGCACCTTTAGCAAATTCACCAAAAAAATCACTTCACCATGACAAGGCTCAATTACCTAAAGaattacttgaaaaaattcaagatgaaaaaacaaattccataaatatatcaCGTCAGGGTATGTGTCAAGGCAATGAAAACTTggcaataaatttaacattacaaTTTCTATTCAATGAACTTAGAAATGCTGAGAGAGTACGTCTTTGGTTatacagaaaattaaataatgaattcaaagaattattaactCAATCTACTACTGGAAAATTATTGGACAGTGTACag ttaagagatttaaatttaggTTCACAATTTCCCACAATAAAAGGTTTAGAAGTTGCAGATTCAAAAATAGATGCTGATACAGGATTATTGGAGACATTGGATTTATCTTTAGATTTACATTATTctggaaattttcaattatcaatagATGTTAAAATGTTATTGGGAAAAACTGCTTATATGGCTTTACaag tgaAACGTATCAGTGGTAGAGCTAGATTACAATTTACACGTGTCCCATATACTCATTGGTCTTTAAGTTTCTATTCAGATCCTATACTTGAATTGGAAGTGCAATCCCAATTTCAAGGTCGTCAATTACAACcacaaattatttctttaatcacAGGACAAATTCGGAGAGCAGTACGGAGGAAGCACACGCTACCTCGTTATAAAATGCGTTACAAACCATTTTTCCGCAGATTAAACGATGAAGCCGTAGATTTATCCGag GTTGCTAATATGCAATTAATACCAGGTTACTTGGAAGTATCATTGGTTGAAATAACTAGATTAAATCTTGGACCTAATATACTTAATGCAGAGGATAGATCAcaagttgaaatatattgtacaataaGCATAGATTCAACACCTTGGGTATATTTAACTCAATATACTGGCGTTCCTTATATGGTGttggatttaattattagtaaaGTTGGGTCACAGCAACTTGGTGTAGTATTTAAACAAGAATTTGTGCCAGAAATAGGTCATACATGTGTATTAGTTGAAACTATAATAGTTGGAAGTCCTGCTGCAATTGCTGAGATGAAGAAAGGGGATATTTTAATAGCAGTAGATGGTAAAAAAGTATCTAACATGAATCAAGTAgctaaatttgtaaaaagtgCTGTACAAAGACGTTTTATCATAAgggttgaaagaaaatattctaaaacagATTTAGACAAGCAAACTAGTATGAAATTGGATAGTGAAAAAATATCTGCAGAAAGAGGAGAtaagaaaacattaaaaattgattccaTATCAAATAAGGGAGATACACCCAGTGCAGAAGATagcaaaatcaaatttgaaactcaaattaaattttcggatttaaaagattatgaaaatgaaattgctgataaattagaaatgggtaataaattttttagaagaagaaaaagcagTGCACATACTGATGATACTGCTCAAACACCAGATACTACACCTTCCAGAAAAATTTCGACTACTTCAAATCAATCAATATCGAGTAATtctcaattttgttttaatgatAGTTATGTAACAAATATATCAGATTTGTATTATACTactaaagaaaaggaatatgCTTCTTTAATTACTTTTGAGGAAACTAGaacttttcaaattgattcaGAACTTCAGTACTTAAATATTGGAGTGTGGGGTCGTgtaagaggaggagaaattcATCCAAAATTATTAGGATATATTAATGTTCccatgaaattaattttagcacAATGCTATACATCCTCAACTGGGCATTATCTTAAATGTCATGCTTTGTTACCACCCGATAGTg cTTCCTTGACGACAGTTCATCCAAAACTACAAGGTTATTCAGGATTTGATCCCACACTTTGTTATGGTGATATTCTGTTATCTTATATATGGGAATCCAATTATTCAAATCGTCATATGCTTGAtatggggaaaaaagaaaatatagaagcTATTAAAACACAACCATCTTTGagtgaagaaattattgaaaaaaaaatgcatgatTTTATTAGAACTCATTTTCATAGAGCAACACATTGCgatttttgtacaaaaaag atTTGGCTAAAAGATGCCGTACAGTGCAGAGATTGTGGTATGGTATGTCATAAAAAATGCGAAGTCCGATGTCAAGCATCGGGAATGTGTGGAGCCGAAAGTATAACAACAATGGCATTAGAAGCGGATGAAATAGAGCCTACTCTTATCGGAGAATCGGGTCCAGAAATTTCACTAACCAGTTGTGAAGATACTGTACAG AATTCATTGGTCGGAGGCTTGGGCATAAGTCCTGATCTTTTGGAGGGTGCTGAGCCAAGTGTGGCAGCTCCTCTAGTAGCAGGGGATTTGGATGATGGTCTTATGTCTAGGGCTAAAGATACCGGCAAGTTTCTGTACAAAAATTTGGAGCCTCAAGAACGTgttgaaaagattaatattatg atGGGAAAGCTTAAAACTGCGCTCGATGCCGAAACTACCTCAAGATTAGAATTATCACAAAGTGGAGAAATGGACAGTATTAAATTGATTGCACAGAGTGATTTACGTGTGCAAGCACTGAGTGTcttattattgcattattgTGCCGGATTACAACACGCGCAAGAAGTATTAGATCGATCTCAAAAAAACAAGGAATCTTAA
- the LOC551430 gene encoding PDZ domain-containing protein 8 isoform X1: MDIFEFICVSVITFMCGIICTIVLEFYFFKKFLEQAPLANSPKKSLHHDKAQLPKELLEKIQDEKTNSINISRQGMCQGNENLAINLTLQFLFNELRNAERVRLWLYRKLNNEFKELLTQSTTGKLLDSVQLRDLNLGSQFPTIKGLEVADSKIDADTGLLETLDLSLDLHYSGNFQLSIDVKMLLGKTAYMALQVKRISGRARLQFTRVPYTHWSLSFYSDPILELEVQSQFQGRQLQPQIISLITGQIRRAVRRKHTLPRYKMRYKPFFRRLNDEAVDLSEVANMQLIPGYLEVSLVEITRLNLGPNILNAEDRSQVEIYCTISIDSTPWVYLTQYTGVPYMVLDLIISKVGSQQLGVVFKQEFVPEIGHTCVLVETIIVGSPAAIAEMKKGDILIAVDGKKVSNMNQVAKFVKSAVQRRFIIRVERKYSKTDLDKQTSMKLDSEKISAERGDKKTLKIDSISNKGDTPSAEDSKIKFETQIKFSDLKDYENEIADKLEMGNKFFRRRKSSAHTDDTAQTPDTTPSRKISTTSNQSISSNSQFCFNDSYVTNISDLYYTTKEKEYASLITFEETRTFQIDSELQYLNIGVWGRVRGGEIHPKLLGYINVPMKLILAQCYTSSTGHYLKCHALLPPDSASLTTVHPKLQGYSGFDPTLCYGDILLSYIWESNYSNRHMLDMGKKENIEAIKTQPSLSEEIIEKKMHDFIRTHFHRATHCDFCTKKIWLKDAVQCRDCGMVCHKKCEVRCQASGMCGAESITTMALEADEIEPTLIGESGPEISLTSCEDTVQGATMMAMKASIANTLLGLKKAGSTSCLAPPASGTGLASRSLPPSPCASRKNSLVGGLGISPDLLEGAEPSVAAPLVAGDLDDGLMSRAKDTGKFLYKNLEPQERVEKINIMMGKLKTALDAETTSRLELSQSGEMDSIKLIAQSDLRVQALSVLLLHYCAGLQHAQEVLDRSQKNKES; encoded by the exons atggatatttttgaatttatttgtgTATCTGTGATTACATTTATGTGTGGTATAATATGTACAATtgtattggaattttatttcttcaaaaaatttttggagCAAGCACCTTTAGCAAATTCACCAAAAAAATCACTTCACCATGACAAGGCTCAATTACCTAAAGaattacttgaaaaaattcaagatgaaaaaacaaattccataaatatatcaCGTCAGGGTATGTGTCAAGGCAATGAAAACTTggcaataaatttaacattacaaTTTCTATTCAATGAACTTAGAAATGCTGAGAGAGTACGTCTTTGGTTatacagaaaattaaataatgaattcaaagaattattaactCAATCTACTACTGGAAAATTATTGGACAGTGTACag ttaagagatttaaatttaggTTCACAATTTCCCACAATAAAAGGTTTAGAAGTTGCAGATTCAAAAATAGATGCTGATACAGGATTATTGGAGACATTGGATTTATCTTTAGATTTACATTATTctggaaattttcaattatcaatagATGTTAAAATGTTATTGGGAAAAACTGCTTATATGGCTTTACaag tgaAACGTATCAGTGGTAGAGCTAGATTACAATTTACACGTGTCCCATATACTCATTGGTCTTTAAGTTTCTATTCAGATCCTATACTTGAATTGGAAGTGCAATCCCAATTTCAAGGTCGTCAATTACAACcacaaattatttctttaatcacAGGACAAATTCGGAGAGCAGTACGGAGGAAGCACACGCTACCTCGTTATAAAATGCGTTACAAACCATTTTTCCGCAGATTAAACGATGAAGCCGTAGATTTATCCGag GTTGCTAATATGCAATTAATACCAGGTTACTTGGAAGTATCATTGGTTGAAATAACTAGATTAAATCTTGGACCTAATATACTTAATGCAGAGGATAGATCAcaagttgaaatatattgtacaataaGCATAGATTCAACACCTTGGGTATATTTAACTCAATATACTGGCGTTCCTTATATGGTGttggatttaattattagtaaaGTTGGGTCACAGCAACTTGGTGTAGTATTTAAACAAGAATTTGTGCCAGAAATAGGTCATACATGTGTATTAGTTGAAACTATAATAGTTGGAAGTCCTGCTGCAATTGCTGAGATGAAGAAAGGGGATATTTTAATAGCAGTAGATGGTAAAAAAGTATCTAACATGAATCAAGTAgctaaatttgtaaaaagtgCTGTACAAAGACGTTTTATCATAAgggttgaaagaaaatattctaaaacagATTTAGACAAGCAAACTAGTATGAAATTGGATAGTGAAAAAATATCTGCAGAAAGAGGAGAtaagaaaacattaaaaattgattccaTATCAAATAAGGGAGATACACCCAGTGCAGAAGATagcaaaatcaaatttgaaactcaaattaaattttcggatttaaaagattatgaaaatgaaattgctgataaattagaaatgggtaataaattttttagaagaagaaaaagcagTGCACATACTGATGATACTGCTCAAACACCAGATACTACACCTTCCAGAAAAATTTCGACTACTTCAAATCAATCAATATCGAGTAATtctcaattttgttttaatgatAGTTATGTAACAAATATATCAGATTTGTATTATACTactaaagaaaaggaatatgCTTCTTTAATTACTTTTGAGGAAACTAGaacttttcaaattgattcaGAACTTCAGTACTTAAATATTGGAGTGTGGGGTCGTgtaagaggaggagaaattcATCCAAAATTATTAGGATATATTAATGTTCccatgaaattaattttagcacAATGCTATACATCCTCAACTGGGCATTATCTTAAATGTCATGCTTTGTTACCACCCGATAGTg cTTCCTTGACGACAGTTCATCCAAAACTACAAGGTTATTCAGGATTTGATCCCACACTTTGTTATGGTGATATTCTGTTATCTTATATATGGGAATCCAATTATTCAAATCGTCATATGCTTGAtatggggaaaaaagaaaatatagaagcTATTAAAACACAACCATCTTTGagtgaagaaattattgaaaaaaaaatgcatgatTTTATTAGAACTCATTTTCATAGAGCAACACATTGCgatttttgtacaaaaaag atTTGGCTAAAAGATGCCGTACAGTGCAGAGATTGTGGTATGGTATGTCATAAAAAATGCGAAGTCCGATGTCAAGCATCGGGAATGTGTGGAGCCGAAAGTATAACAACAATGGCATTAGAAGCGGATGAAATAGAGCCTACTCTTATCGGAGAATCGGGTCCAGAAATTTCACTAACCAGTTGTGAAGATACTGTACAG GGTGCAACTATGATGGCCATGAAGGCTAGTATAGCTAATACTCTATTGGGCCTGAAGAAGGCTGGAAGTACCAGTTGCTTGGCCCCACCGGCTTCCGGTACTGGTTTGGCATCTAGAAGTCTTCCCCCAAGTCCCTGTGCATCCCGCAAG AATTCATTGGTCGGAGGCTTGGGCATAAGTCCTGATCTTTTGGAGGGTGCTGAGCCAAGTGTGGCAGCTCCTCTAGTAGCAGGGGATTTGGATGATGGTCTTATGTCTAGGGCTAAAGATACCGGCAAGTTTCTGTACAAAAATTTGGAGCCTCAAGAACGTgttgaaaagattaatattatg atGGGAAAGCTTAAAACTGCGCTCGATGCCGAAACTACCTCAAGATTAGAATTATCACAAAGTGGAGAAATGGACAGTATTAAATTGATTGCACAGAGTGATTTACGTGTGCAAGCACTGAGTGTcttattattgcattattgTGCCGGATTACAACACGCGCAAGAAGTATTAGATCGATCTCAAAAAAACAAGGAATCTTAA
- the LOC551430 gene encoding PDZ domain-containing protein 8 isoform X3 — protein MDIFEFICVSVITFMCGIICTIVLEFYFFKKFLEQAPLANSPKKSLHHDKAQLPKELLEKIQDEKTNSINISRQGMCQGNENLAINLTLQFLFNELRNAERVRLWLYRKLNNEFKELLTQSTTGKLLDSVQLRDLNLGSQFPTIKGLEVADSKIDADTGLLETLDLSLDLHYSGNFQLSIDVKMLLGKTAYMALQVKRISGRARLQFTRVPYTHWSLSFYSDPILELEVQSQFQGRQLQPQIISLITGQIRRAVRRKHTLPRYKMRYKPFFRRLNDEAVDLSEVANMQLIPGYLEVSLVEITRLNLGPNILNAEDRSQVEIYCTISIDSTPWVYLTQYTGVPYMVLDLIISKVGSQQLGVVFKQEFVPEIGHTCVLVETIIVGSPAAIAEMKKGDILIAVDGKKVSNMNQVAKFVKSAVQRRFIIRVERKYSKTDLDKQTSMKLDSEKISAERGDKKTLKIDSISNKGDTPSAEDSKIKFETQIKFSDLKDYENEIADKLEMGNKFFRRRKSSAHTDDTAQTPDTTPSRKISTTSNQSISSNSQFCFNDSYVTNISDLYYTTKEKEYASLITFEETRTFQIDSELQYLNIGVWGRVRGGEIHPKLLGYINVPMKLILAQCYTSSTGHYLKCHALLPPDSASLTTVHPKLQGYSGFDPTLCYGDILLSYIWESNYSNRHMLDMGKKENIEAIKTQPSLSEEIIEKKMHDFIRTHFHRATHCDFCTKKIWLKDAVQCRDCGMVCHKKCEVRCQASGMCGAESITTMALEADEIEPTLIGESGPEISLTSCEDTVQGATMMAMKASIANTLLGLKKAGSTSCLAPPASGTGLASRSLPPSPCASRKCNKRCFLYTFIIISIEEFIGRRLGHKS, from the exons atggatatttttgaatttatttgtgTATCTGTGATTACATTTATGTGTGGTATAATATGTACAATtgtattggaattttatttcttcaaaaaatttttggagCAAGCACCTTTAGCAAATTCACCAAAAAAATCACTTCACCATGACAAGGCTCAATTACCTAAAGaattacttgaaaaaattcaagatgaaaaaacaaattccataaatatatcaCGTCAGGGTATGTGTCAAGGCAATGAAAACTTggcaataaatttaacattacaaTTTCTATTCAATGAACTTAGAAATGCTGAGAGAGTACGTCTTTGGTTatacagaaaattaaataatgaattcaaagaattattaactCAATCTACTACTGGAAAATTATTGGACAGTGTACag ttaagagatttaaatttaggTTCACAATTTCCCACAATAAAAGGTTTAGAAGTTGCAGATTCAAAAATAGATGCTGATACAGGATTATTGGAGACATTGGATTTATCTTTAGATTTACATTATTctggaaattttcaattatcaatagATGTTAAAATGTTATTGGGAAAAACTGCTTATATGGCTTTACaag tgaAACGTATCAGTGGTAGAGCTAGATTACAATTTACACGTGTCCCATATACTCATTGGTCTTTAAGTTTCTATTCAGATCCTATACTTGAATTGGAAGTGCAATCCCAATTTCAAGGTCGTCAATTACAACcacaaattatttctttaatcacAGGACAAATTCGGAGAGCAGTACGGAGGAAGCACACGCTACCTCGTTATAAAATGCGTTACAAACCATTTTTCCGCAGATTAAACGATGAAGCCGTAGATTTATCCGag GTTGCTAATATGCAATTAATACCAGGTTACTTGGAAGTATCATTGGTTGAAATAACTAGATTAAATCTTGGACCTAATATACTTAATGCAGAGGATAGATCAcaagttgaaatatattgtacaataaGCATAGATTCAACACCTTGGGTATATTTAACTCAATATACTGGCGTTCCTTATATGGTGttggatttaattattagtaaaGTTGGGTCACAGCAACTTGGTGTAGTATTTAAACAAGAATTTGTGCCAGAAATAGGTCATACATGTGTATTAGTTGAAACTATAATAGTTGGAAGTCCTGCTGCAATTGCTGAGATGAAGAAAGGGGATATTTTAATAGCAGTAGATGGTAAAAAAGTATCTAACATGAATCAAGTAgctaaatttgtaaaaagtgCTGTACAAAGACGTTTTATCATAAgggttgaaagaaaatattctaaaacagATTTAGACAAGCAAACTAGTATGAAATTGGATAGTGAAAAAATATCTGCAGAAAGAGGAGAtaagaaaacattaaaaattgattccaTATCAAATAAGGGAGATACACCCAGTGCAGAAGATagcaaaatcaaatttgaaactcaaattaaattttcggatttaaaagattatgaaaatgaaattgctgataaattagaaatgggtaataaattttttagaagaagaaaaagcagTGCACATACTGATGATACTGCTCAAACACCAGATACTACACCTTCCAGAAAAATTTCGACTACTTCAAATCAATCAATATCGAGTAATtctcaattttgttttaatgatAGTTATGTAACAAATATATCAGATTTGTATTATACTactaaagaaaaggaatatgCTTCTTTAATTACTTTTGAGGAAACTAGaacttttcaaattgattcaGAACTTCAGTACTTAAATATTGGAGTGTGGGGTCGTgtaagaggaggagaaattcATCCAAAATTATTAGGATATATTAATGTTCccatgaaattaattttagcacAATGCTATACATCCTCAACTGGGCATTATCTTAAATGTCATGCTTTGTTACCACCCGATAGTg cTTCCTTGACGACAGTTCATCCAAAACTACAAGGTTATTCAGGATTTGATCCCACACTTTGTTATGGTGATATTCTGTTATCTTATATATGGGAATCCAATTATTCAAATCGTCATATGCTTGAtatggggaaaaaagaaaatatagaagcTATTAAAACACAACCATCTTTGagtgaagaaattattgaaaaaaaaatgcatgatTTTATTAGAACTCATTTTCATAGAGCAACACATTGCgatttttgtacaaaaaag atTTGGCTAAAAGATGCCGTACAGTGCAGAGATTGTGGTATGGTATGTCATAAAAAATGCGAAGTCCGATGTCAAGCATCGGGAATGTGTGGAGCCGAAAGTATAACAACAATGGCATTAGAAGCGGATGAAATAGAGCCTACTCTTATCGGAGAATCGGGTCCAGAAATTTCACTAACCAGTTGTGAAGATACTGTACAG GGTGCAACTATGATGGCCATGAAGGCTAGTATAGCTAATACTCTATTGGGCCTGAAGAAGGCTGGAAGTACCAGTTGCTTGGCCCCACCGGCTTCCGGTACTGGTTTGGCATCTAGAAGTCTTCCCCCAAGTCCCTGTGCATCCCGCAAG TGCAATAAACGATGCTTTCTTTACACctttattatcatatcaatCGAAG AATTCATTGGTCGGAGGCTTGGGCATAAGTCCTGA
- the LOC551430 gene encoding PDZ domain-containing protein 8 isoform X4, which produces MDIFEFICVSVITFMCGIICTIVLEFYFFKKFLEQAPLANSPKKSLHHDKAQLPKELLEKIQDEKTNSINISRQGMCQGNENLAINLTLQFLFNELRNAERVRLWLYRKLNNEFKELLTQSTTGKLLDSVQLRDLNLGSQFPTIKGLEVADSKIDADTGLLETLDLSLDLHYSGNFQLSIDVKMLLGKTAYMALQVKRISGRARLQFTRVPYTHWSLSFYSDPILELEVQSQFQGRQLQPQIISLITGQIRRAVRRKHTLPRYKMRYKPFFRRLNDEAVDLSEVANMQLIPGYLEVSLVEITRLNLGPNILNAEDRSQVEIYCTISIDSTPWVYLTQYTGVPYMVLDLIISKVGSQQLGVVFKQEFVPEIGHTCVLVETIIVGSPAAIAEMKKGDILIAVDGKKVSNMNQVAKFVKSAVQRRFIIRVERKYSKTDLDKQTSMKLDSEKISAERGDKKTLKIDSISNKGDTPSAEDSKIKFETQIKFSDLKDYENEIADKLEMGNKFFRRRKSSAHTDDTAQTPDTTPSRKISTTSNQSISSNSQFCFNDSYVTNISDLYYTTKEKEYASLITFEETRTFQIDSELQYLNIGVWGRVRGGEIHPKLLGYINVPMKLILAQCYTSSTGHYLKCHALLPPDSASLTTVHPKLQGYSGFDPTLCYGDILLSYIWESNYSNRHMLDMGKKENIEAIKTQPSLSEEIIEKKMHDFIRTHFHRATHCDFCTKKIWLKDAVQCRDCGMVCHKKCEVRCQASGMCGAESITTMALEADEIEPTLIGESGPEISLTSCEDTVQSEIEGTIVCMFCFSFFYRFL; this is translated from the exons atggatatttttgaatttatttgtgTATCTGTGATTACATTTATGTGTGGTATAATATGTACAATtgtattggaattttatttcttcaaaaaatttttggagCAAGCACCTTTAGCAAATTCACCAAAAAAATCACTTCACCATGACAAGGCTCAATTACCTAAAGaattacttgaaaaaattcaagatgaaaaaacaaattccataaatatatcaCGTCAGGGTATGTGTCAAGGCAATGAAAACTTggcaataaatttaacattacaaTTTCTATTCAATGAACTTAGAAATGCTGAGAGAGTACGTCTTTGGTTatacagaaaattaaataatgaattcaaagaattattaactCAATCTACTACTGGAAAATTATTGGACAGTGTACag ttaagagatttaaatttaggTTCACAATTTCCCACAATAAAAGGTTTAGAAGTTGCAGATTCAAAAATAGATGCTGATACAGGATTATTGGAGACATTGGATTTATCTTTAGATTTACATTATTctggaaattttcaattatcaatagATGTTAAAATGTTATTGGGAAAAACTGCTTATATGGCTTTACaag tgaAACGTATCAGTGGTAGAGCTAGATTACAATTTACACGTGTCCCATATACTCATTGGTCTTTAAGTTTCTATTCAGATCCTATACTTGAATTGGAAGTGCAATCCCAATTTCAAGGTCGTCAATTACAACcacaaattatttctttaatcacAGGACAAATTCGGAGAGCAGTACGGAGGAAGCACACGCTACCTCGTTATAAAATGCGTTACAAACCATTTTTCCGCAGATTAAACGATGAAGCCGTAGATTTATCCGag GTTGCTAATATGCAATTAATACCAGGTTACTTGGAAGTATCATTGGTTGAAATAACTAGATTAAATCTTGGACCTAATATACTTAATGCAGAGGATAGATCAcaagttgaaatatattgtacaataaGCATAGATTCAACACCTTGGGTATATTTAACTCAATATACTGGCGTTCCTTATATGGTGttggatttaattattagtaaaGTTGGGTCACAGCAACTTGGTGTAGTATTTAAACAAGAATTTGTGCCAGAAATAGGTCATACATGTGTATTAGTTGAAACTATAATAGTTGGAAGTCCTGCTGCAATTGCTGAGATGAAGAAAGGGGATATTTTAATAGCAGTAGATGGTAAAAAAGTATCTAACATGAATCAAGTAgctaaatttgtaaaaagtgCTGTACAAAGACGTTTTATCATAAgggttgaaagaaaatattctaaaacagATTTAGACAAGCAAACTAGTATGAAATTGGATAGTGAAAAAATATCTGCAGAAAGAGGAGAtaagaaaacattaaaaattgattccaTATCAAATAAGGGAGATACACCCAGTGCAGAAGATagcaaaatcaaatttgaaactcaaattaaattttcggatttaaaagattatgaaaatgaaattgctgataaattagaaatgggtaataaattttttagaagaagaaaaagcagTGCACATACTGATGATACTGCTCAAACACCAGATACTACACCTTCCAGAAAAATTTCGACTACTTCAAATCAATCAATATCGAGTAATtctcaattttgttttaatgatAGTTATGTAACAAATATATCAGATTTGTATTATACTactaaagaaaaggaatatgCTTCTTTAATTACTTTTGAGGAAACTAGaacttttcaaattgattcaGAACTTCAGTACTTAAATATTGGAGTGTGGGGTCGTgtaagaggaggagaaattcATCCAAAATTATTAGGATATATTAATGTTCccatgaaattaattttagcacAATGCTATACATCCTCAACTGGGCATTATCTTAAATGTCATGCTTTGTTACCACCCGATAGTg cTTCCTTGACGACAGTTCATCCAAAACTACAAGGTTATTCAGGATTTGATCCCACACTTTGTTATGGTGATATTCTGTTATCTTATATATGGGAATCCAATTATTCAAATCGTCATATGCTTGAtatggggaaaaaagaaaatatagaagcTATTAAAACACAACCATCTTTGagtgaagaaattattgaaaaaaaaatgcatgatTTTATTAGAACTCATTTTCATAGAGCAACACATTGCgatttttgtacaaaaaag atTTGGCTAAAAGATGCCGTACAGTGCAGAGATTGTGGTATGGTATGTCATAAAAAATGCGAAGTCCGATGTCAAGCATCGGGAATGTGTGGAGCCGAAAGTATAACAACAATGGCATTAGAAGCGGATGAAATAGAGCCTACTCTTATCGGAGAATCGGGTCCAGAAATTTCACTAACCAGTTGTGAAGATACTGTACAG agCGAGATTGAGGGCACGATTGTTTGtatgttttgtttttctttcttttatcggtttttataa